One region of Arvicola amphibius chromosome 3, mArvAmp1.2, whole genome shotgun sequence genomic DNA includes:
- the LOC119809906 gene encoding 60S ribosomal protein L29-like, with protein sequence MAKSKNHTTHNQSRKWHRNGIKKPRSQRYESLKGVDPKFLRNMRFAKKHNKKGLKKMQANKAKAASARAEEAIKALVKPQVVKPKVPKGPSRKLTRLAFIAHPKLGKRIRSYMARGRRLQKTKPKVQAKAEASAAAQAPKGAQAPVKAP encoded by the coding sequence ATGGCCAAGTCcaagaaccacaccacacacaaccagtcccggaaatggcacagaaatggcatcaagaaacccCGGTCACAAAGATACGAATCTCTCAAGGGGGTCGaccccaagttcctgaggaacatgcgttttgccaagaagcacaacaagaaaggcctgaagaagatgCAGGCAAATAAAGCAAAGGCCGCGAGTGCACGTGCGGAGGAGGCCATCAAGGCCCTGGTGAAGCCCCAGGTAGTGAAGCCCAAGGTGCCAAAGGGCCCCAGCCGCAAACTCACCCGTCTCGCTTTCATCGCTCACCCCAAGCTTGGGAAGCGGATTAGAAGCTACATGGCCAGGGGGCGTAggctccaaaaaacaaagcccaaggttcaagccaaggcagaggcctcagctgcagctcaggctcccaaaggTGCCCAGGCCCCTGTGAAGGCCCCATAA